A DNA window from Polyangium spumosum contains the following coding sequences:
- a CDS encoding nuclease A inhibitor family protein produces the protein MLGQKLEPLMQSIEEAAAGLLFPSESDFPIEAYRFGPEEPSPEVLVHARGLPLDTPVEQTTVASFFEGVVEGDDDTAGRFRALVDLLERELSDLRVYRVGKVDIEAFVLGRHPSGVWLGVTTKLVET, from the coding sequence ATGCTGGGTCAGAAACTCGAGCCGCTGATGCAGTCGATCGAGGAGGCCGCGGCCGGCCTTCTGTTCCCGAGCGAGTCGGACTTCCCGATCGAGGCCTACCGCTTCGGCCCCGAGGAGCCGTCGCCGGAGGTGTTGGTCCACGCGCGGGGCCTGCCGCTCGACACGCCCGTCGAGCAGACGACGGTGGCCTCGTTCTTCGAAGGCGTCGTCGAGGGCGACGACGACACGGCCGGCCGGTTCCGGGCGCTCGTCGACCTGCTCGAGCGCGAGCTCTCGGACCTGCGCGTCTACCGCGTGGGCAAGGTCGACATCGAGGCGTTCGTCCTCGGCCGGCACCCGTCGGGCGTCTGGCTCGGCGTGACGACGAAGCTCGTCGAGACCTAG